The Gambusia affinis linkage group LG09, SWU_Gaff_1.0, whole genome shotgun sequence DNA window cagtttttGAACAAGAAGAGTAAATCCAAACCGAGCTCCTGGAAAGACGAGAGTTATAACCGAACCAGAGACATTCATTCGTTGGAGGAACTGTATCCTCTaaggcaggggtgggcaattaattaCTCAAACccttaataaatctgaaatagAAAGCACATTACACCGCGTGTAatggttaaaacaaacaaatttaatcttgactcattattcattttcatttatttttgtaataaaatatttaaatcatattcttttgttaagaagaatattcagtaaatattaataaaaattaatttgtggtttggctgaagtgaggAAAGGTGGAATTAACAAAtgtaatagtttaaaaaaaccaacggtatcacatgtgaatttattttttaacttttaatctctccacaattgaaatggtgtgtgttatattaatcaactgatcaactgcatatatgagcaataaatggttttaagtgttggaaaaagcctgacgaacctgcagtgctgcaacttgaaggactaacacaaaagtacctccaatcagatgcaaatgaatgggaaaacaagtaccacaaagtactttaaatacagcagaaacttaaagaggtacacacacaaaactaatatcactttaggtaacattaaaataactcattacaaaatgtaattacaaaatgaaactgtaatgacttgaaaacttgtaagaaccaaaactgaaatactacaaggaatagacagcttcaagtatctttgtcctggattctctttaataaaccaactttttttcctgtgagatttggacacccatctgttgtcacgcccaccagtttgtcccagttcagacccaagctttccagacacgcatttacctctactaagagctcactccctgttgtccctttcattgaccgcatgcctgccagctcctccgtgatgctaaattctgcattgatcccGCGCGAAGAggagcagctgggcagtgtcctgtatgtcacagctctcatctactcaaaatcattcacgcttGTCTTCAGTTGCACCAGGTTCGCGATGTCCTCAAGCCTTCTCGTTACGTTTGgggagagggagatgttctcaaagcgtctttattctcaggacatattagctgtactctccgtcagagaaaggtttgctcttcctaccaatcttgtgggatatgacaaaacttgccttgactgcagctcctctagatgccaggcgttttgtaaaaagtgtttgttgagcttgcaacttggctacgagtacagacgactcagtgacgtgctctttctctgaaaagttcttgaaTCTCTTCTATGTTTGGTCACGtagtgacggtggatattatattcctttaacacagcctcctgcgcaccacaaactaaacacacggccttgcctttgacttcaataaagaaatatttcgctggGATTCAATTCATTCTGTGGGCCGATTAAAACCTTTTGCTTGGGGATCGTGTATGAtgctagcatcacctgttgctgtgcgttagcattGTACGTTTGCATTGTTGgcgtcaagccctttcaaaataaaagacagctggtgtttctgcaacttttaatctacttttcttttgtttttgacaagAAGAGTACGGGCTCCTGGAAATGAACGAGCCATATCTAACCCGCAGACATTCATTGGAGGAACTCTGCTCTAAGGCGATCTCTCAATAAGGAAAAACTGTGATtcataatgtttttgtaaagacCAACTGGGTGCAACTGCAGACCTTGACAAACCTTTTTCCCCAGAATAAAagctgaagaagaggaggaggatcttTTAGACTCTTACTCCACTCCTGGGAAGGTAAGCGGTCACTGCTTTGCTGTTGAGTCCTGCTCATCTGAGTtcaggtttaaaataaaacgtcGAGATGAATTTGCTCAATTCTGTTGGTTTATGTCATACAGAGCTCTCAGAAACGAGTGCTCTCCACTCCAGAGCATCCTCAGTCCAAACGGACCACCGCTCTGCTGACCAGTCCGGGTCTGCTGCTGTCTCCAGCTAACTTTTCCCCCAGGTATTAATCTGCAACACCTCTAGACTTTATTTAGAGatgttatttcattatttatactttttcaaAGACTTGCAAAGTGCATCTTTActctctgatttaaaaaaaaaaaactttacttatGAAACGCCGTGAGGTAATGTCACtaagaaatcttttaaatagTATTGTTTAACAACAAGTATCTGTCTTTTCCTCCAAAGTGTGACGCCTTCACAGAAGTACAGCCAGCGAAGCGGTAAGGGGGAGGTGGTGGTTTCGTTTGGAGCCGTGCAGGGCGCGCGCTGGACGGGCCGGAAAGACCCGGGCGCAGGCGTCCAGGTGAATCTTCTGGAGCAGCCCGAAGAATCCCTCCGCAGCGGCTACAAATACATGTTCCAAAGGCTGCGGGATGTTCGAAATGGTACTCAGCAGTTCcacaataattttttattttttttttctgatgtcatttttttcacaaaatgccTTACTGGTTCTcggagtctttttttttttaattctcttctCAGGCTCCTGTTAAAGCAATCTACCACTCTTATAGGTCCAATCAAAAACAATTACAGGACATTATTTATCTAATAAATATAATCTAGTTGTCAGGGAATGTCAAATTCAAAATCAACCTGCTTTTCAGTGCTGTACCATTGGCTTTTTATGCCATATTGATACCAGGTTCACTTCAAAAGTCTTGCTCTTCATTGTTTCTAATTATAAATTGATTTAATATGTTATAATCTGTATCGTTCAGTCACACAAACATCaacttttttccctttatgcctgttttttttttttcctccagttttgtCAGAAAAGATTGAAGAGATGGGAGAAAAGCTGAGGTCTCACTTCAGCATCGAAGAGTTTTCAGCCGTCTCACTGCCTGCTCAGgtttaaaacaaagctttttattgcttttaaatcAACCAACAAAACTTCATCTATAGAGCATTTTCATACAGTAAGCTGCAAACAAAGTGCCACAGAAGTTCAAAACGTAAAGACAGATGAAATTTAAGATGTAAATAATTGTACAAAAGCTgctcaaattcaaataaaaataactacagaCATAAGAGATGGTGTGCATGATGTAATAAATCCAAATATCTGTGTAAAGGATTTAGGCCACCTCtgatttctttgtcttcttaCAGAGCTGCCAGACTCTCTCATTATGGGATGTATTGATCAAtagtttacttttttatatatgaaTACAATATTTAAGTAGGTCCTGGAACTAAATTCCAGAAATGAAGCAACTTTGTGACAAGAAACAGTCCGTTAGATTTACCTTAAAAATGTCCACTCAGTCAATCTCCTCTATTGCTCCTTCATGCACTTAGGAGGCATCTTAGGAATCTTTTCACTCTCTATAAAGGAGGCAGATATGAGGTCAGTCTGAGCCTCTCATTTCTTTCAGAGTTAAATTGTTCTGTAAACATCAGACAAAGACAGAAGTCCTCATTGGCTGTTTACATCACcagaaactgatgttttctgCAGAGTGCCGGACGCATCAGTTCAGATGCAGGATTATCCTCGAATCCCAGCAAGTCTCAGATTGTATGCACAAGTTTATATCcatgtgaaataataattaattagggattttttgtcttcatttattACATCTGAAGATTAGTAAGCTTGATTACATAACCTAAATATTGTCAGATTTAAgcagaaaatatacatttgcttTATTGGACAACTTTTATCTTCTGAATTAGTTGTAAAATTATTCTGAATGTCTAGTAGAGACGTTTACTTGTATGTGTTTTATCTTTGAAGCACATACTATGTCAGGCTATTTTTGTCCTCGTTTTAAACTGTGAAGGACTAAACTCCTTCACTGGCGCTTTATGAGTTGCAGCCTAACATGATCTGCTTCAAAGCCctttatttgtataaatgatgataatgatgactGTCTGCTTCGTTGTTTCTGCTCGTCTCCTCCAGGACAGCATAACCGTGTTGGGTCAGATTTGCTGCGACGGTAACGGCAAACTGAATGCCCAGTCGGTTCTGCTGGAGGCGGGACCAGAGCACGGCGGCCAGCTGGTGCCCGTCGACCTGTCTGAGCTCAAacagttttctctgtttcctggCCAGGTGAGCCGAACATGAAGCAGCCCTTAAAGCTGAAGTGCAGATGCTGTGAGCGGTGGTTTCTCCTTTGCCTCTGCGCTGAGGTCAGTGTGCAGCAGGTTATATGGCCACCCAGAGAAGTGGAGCATGCCAAGGAGGTGGGCTGGAGGCGAACCCACCATCTGACCGAGAACTCCAACAGTCAAACAGcaattcttattattattattattattattattattattattattcatgaaCATAAAATGCCCTGGCATCAATCAGACTggaaaaatctgagattttattaaaattttttccaaGTCTAGAGAAGTTTAGAAAGACAAAATGGAGTGAAAATATCTATTTATATTCCTGGAGtttattttcatccatcttTCTATCCAGCCATCCTTCcatgtgtaaatgtttttctccagcCATCTATGTGTCTGGTGCACCCAAAATCAGTCcctccatccaacatccatgcACCATCCATGTGTTTTCCTTAATCCATCCATCTCTATATCTGTTTGTTGATCGTCTCTCCCTTTCTCCATTTATCTGTGTCTGGTTGTCCATCTATCcaaccatcattcatccatctaatAAACTCTTTTGTCCCGTAGTTCATCCATTCACTCATCTGTCCTTCTAGCCAcccgtttttttgttgttgtttttttcctttcatttcttttgtttgctgatATTCTGAGTTGGTGATGCATAAAGAAAGTGTTGGACTCAGACAGATCAGCTGATTACACTtcagaaataaaagccactcCGTCCTGGTCccacctctctctctttctctcaggTGGTGCTGATGGAGGGAATGAACACAACAGGAAGAAAGCTTGTGGCCTCCAAGCTTTATGAGGTCAGGCGCTCATTTTGCTCTTTCCTCTGTTTATTGTTGTGAGCCATTTGAGCGTCCTGCATTAACTCTGTGCTTGTTTAGGGAGTTCCTCTTCCTTTTTACTCCACCAGTGCAAAGATGGAGACCAATGAAGGTAATTAGTTTTCAGTAGAAACTCATAAATTCCTGTTTATTCATTATCTGTGAGAAAAAGCGGTTTTCCTCTCTACTCCTCATCTCGCTCAGTGGTGGAGCCGTTAAACATTCTTGTGGCCTGTGGTCCATACACGCCCTCTGATagcctgacctttgaccctctgATAGACCTGATCAATGTCATTGTCAGGGATCGTCCTGATGTCTGCCTGCTGGTAAGCCTGTCAGATGCTGACTCATCAGTGTGAAGGAAAAGCTTCTTAGTGTGTTTTATGCAGTCTGGGTGTTTGGTGAGCAGCATGtccttttattcttcttctcttct harbors:
- the pola2 gene encoding DNA polymerase alpha subunit B isoform X1; its protein translation is MALVTTDNLKAELETFEITCKDDSVLDKMVELCICNRIDTEQMLFEWLAYSTTKDGLELTLNNLEHFEHEFLNKKSKSKPSSWKDESYNRTRDIHSLEELIKAEEEEEDLLDSYSTPGKSSQKRVLSTPEHPQSKRTTALLTSPGLLLSPANFSPSVTPSQKYSQRSGKGEVVVSFGAVQGARWTGRKDPGAGVQVNLLEQPEESLRSGYKYMFQRLRDVRNVLSEKIEEMGEKLRSHFSIEEFSAVSLPAQDSITVLGQICCDGNGKLNAQSVLLEAGPEHGGQLVPVDLSELKQFSLFPGQVVLMEGMNTTGRKLVASKLYEGVPLPFYSTSAKMETNEVVEPLNILVACGPYTPSDSLTFDPLIDLINVIVRDRPDVCLLFGPFVDSKHEQIEKAKVTETFETIFYRCIDSIVDGTRSVGCHLVFVPAQRDIHHEFIYPQPPFILPNLIKDQAQAQRVTLAPDPCTLLIDGVTFGLTSSDILFHMGAEEISCGTSSDRFSRILNHMLTQRSYYPLYPPAEEVNMDYEKFQIHGQMLVTPDILVVPSELRYFVKDVAGCVCVNPGRLTKGQVGGTYGRLLIQRSAAPEDGKRESPCLTAQVVKI
- the pola2 gene encoding DNA polymerase alpha subunit B isoform X2 — encoded protein: MALVTTDNLKAELETFEITCKDDSVLDKMVELCICNRIDTEQMLFEWLAYSTTKDGLELTLNNLEHFEHEFLNKKSKSKPSSWKDESYNRTRDIHSLEELIKAEEEEEDLLDSYSTPGKSSQKRVLSTPEHPQSKRTTALLTSPGLLLSPANFSPSVTPSQKYSQRSGKGEVVVSFGAVQGARWTGRKDPGAGVQVNLLEQPEESLRSGYKYMFQRLRDVRNVLSEKIEEMGEKLRSHFSIEEFSAVSLPAQDSITVLGQICCDGNGKLNAQSVLLEAGPEHGGQLVPVDLSELKQFSLFPGQVVLMEGMNTTGRKLVASKLYEGVPLPFYSTSAKMETNEVVEPLNILVACGPYTPSDSLTFDPLIDLINVIVRDRPDVCLLFGPFVDSKHEQIEKAKVTETFETIFYRCIDSIVDGTRSVGCHLVFVPAQRDIHHEFIYPQPPFILPNLIKDQAQRVTLAPDPCTLLIDGVTFGLTSSDILFHMGAEEISCGTSSDRFSRILNHMLTQRSYYPLYPPAEEVNMDYEKFQIHGQMLVTPDILVVPSELRYFVKDVAGCVCVNPGRLTKGQVGGTYGRLLIQRSAAPEDGKRESPCLTAQVVKI